GGGCAACTCCACCTCGACGCTGGCGGTGCCGGGTCTGGCCGTGATGGCCTTCACGTCGGCGCCGTAGGCCGCGAGCGTCGAGAGCAGCCCCTCGTTGGCGACCGTGAACTCGATGAGGCTGACGCCCTCGTTCCGGGTGATGATCTTCGTGTCGAGGACCGTGTCGGACTCGCTCGCGATGGCGGTCACCTCGTCGGGGTCGTCGGCCTCGACGGTGAAGAACATCCCCAGCGAGTCGTCGTCGCGGTACACCGACCCGGCGTAGGTGAGCGTCGCGTCCGCGCGCTCGGCCACGTCCACGAAGAACACCGACCGGTCCGCGACGGTGAAGGAGAGCTGGACGATGTTGTCGGCGGTGAGCGTGCGCCGGGTCTCGGCGGCCGAGATGGCCGTCGCGACCATGCGCCCAAGCGCGGCGAGGATGGTCGCCTCGCGCTCGTCCAGGGCCGCCGGGTCGTCGGTGTAGACCGTCAGCACGCCGTACCGGGCGTCCCGGTACACCAGCGGGATGACCGCGACCGTCGAGAAGGGCTCGTCGGTCCGGGCCTCGTGCCACTCGCGGTCCTCGAGGTCCGCGGCGGCGACGACCTGCACCTCGCCGGTCTCGACCGCGCGCTCGACCACGCCGCCGCTCCCGTCGAGCACCATCGCCTCGCCGTCTGCGGCGCCGCCGACGATGGCGTTCGGGCGGATGCTGTGGTCCGCGAGGTCCGGTTCGCCCGTCCACGCGCACGTGAAGGGCTCTGTCTCGGCGAGCAGGTCGCACATGTTGGACTCGATCTCGGACCGGCTGGTCGCCTCGACCAGCGCCCCCATCGTCTGCTGGATGAGCCCGTCGATGCGTTCGAGCAGGTGCTCGAGGCCCTCGCGCTCGGCCGCGAGCTGGGCCGCACGCTGCTCGGCGGTCCGCTCGGCCTGCACCCGGTCGGTCACGTCGGTCTGGAAGCCCACGTAGTGTGACACCTCGCCCGTCTCGTCGCGGATAGGCGCGATGTCGACCTTGTTCCAGAAGCGCTCGCCCGACTTGGTGTAGTTCACCAGTTCGACCGACACCGGCTCCTCGGCCTCGATGGCCTCGCGCATCTGCCGGACCGCGTCGGGGTCGGAGTCCTCGCCCTGCAGGAACCGGCAGTTACGCCCGATGACGTCCTCGCGGTCGTAGCCGGTCAGCTCCTCGAAGGAGTCGTTCGTGTAGATGAGGGGCATGTCCGGCGCGTTCGCGTCGGCGATGGTGATGCCGACCGGGGCCTCGTCGAGGGCGCGCTCTTTCAGTTGCTGGTCGGTCGGCCGGGCGGAATGGGACTCCCGGACCCGTTCCAGCAGTCGTTCCTGCCAGTCCTCGCCCTCGCGGCGGACGTAGCCGTCGACGCCGGCCGCGACGGCCCGCTCCGCGACCGCTTCGCTCCCGTCAGCCGTACACAGCACGAACGGTACGTCACCGTGGACCGCCCGGACCGTCCGGAGGAGTTCGACACCCGTCACGTCGCCGAC
This window of the Haloarchaeobius amylolyticus genome carries:
- a CDS encoding bacterio-opsin activator domain-containing protein, producing the protein MDSTTRVLLVDGDDGRAGETADALSTDGFAVDVVADGDEALSAIGRDVPHCVVCEFDVGDVTGVELLRTVRAVHGDVPFVLCTADGSEAVAERAVAAGVDGYVRREGEDWQERLLERVRESHSARPTDQQLKERALDEAPVGITIADANAPDMPLIYTNDSFEELTGYDREDVIGRNCRFLQGEDSDPDAVRQMREAIEAEEPVSVELVNYTKSGERFWNKVDIAPIRDETGEVSHYVGFQTDVTDRVQAERTAEQRAAQLAAEREGLEHLLERIDGLIQQTMGALVEATSRSEIESNMCDLLAETEPFTCAWTGEPDLADHSIRPNAIVGGAADGEAMVLDGSGGVVERAVETGEVQVVAAADLEDREWHEARTDEPFSTVAVIPLVYRDARYGVLTVYTDDPAALDEREATILAALGRMVATAISAAETRRTLTADNIVQLSFTVADRSVFFVDVAERADATLTYAGSVYRDDDSLGMFFTVEADDPDEVTAIASESDTVLDTKIITRNEGVSLIEFTVANEGLLSTLAAYGADVKAITARPGTASVEVELPRDANARTVVENVEAEFDGIDLTSYRERERPATTKQEFIAALEDQLTERQLTALQRAYFGDFFEWPRPTSGDDLADSMGIARSTYHQHLRAAERKLVGEFFDRP